One segment of Aquimarina sp. BL5 DNA contains the following:
- a CDS encoding ferredoxin, whose protein sequence is MGKNIANTTNTFFFCDGGSCQKAGSEEVIRAARAYLRNNELWDTTHTIKTRCNGRCEDAPTCIVHPGECWYKELTPEKIIPIVKRHLNNENPIETELLYQKGWEQQFSNKERTPIKPKPFELKDDAELGECYITKGFSSDQYLYPLFLYLVENPKGVLLYMADRSPISFEEIDTIVYTKAYTLELHTKTESIGLTIAAVPKENMELQKSKISSTEYFHQKGTEQTGIRFKNKFGEVLGKIEFDSAESKAWEYCKKIQLQNTSLVLV, encoded by the coding sequence AGAGGAAGTAATTAGAGCAGCAAGAGCTTATTTACGTAATAACGAACTTTGGGATACTACCCATACTATTAAAACTAGATGTAATGGAAGATGTGAAGATGCCCCTACTTGCATTGTACATCCAGGTGAATGTTGGTACAAAGAACTAACACCAGAAAAAATAATTCCTATTGTAAAAAGACATCTCAATAATGAAAACCCTATCGAAACTGAGCTATTGTACCAAAAAGGATGGGAACAACAATTTTCTAACAAAGAAAGAACTCCCATAAAACCAAAACCTTTTGAATTAAAAGATGACGCAGAGTTGGGAGAATGTTATATCACCAAAGGATTTAGTTCTGACCAATATTTATACCCGTTATTTTTATATCTGGTAGAAAACCCAAAAGGAGTGCTGCTTTATATGGCTGATAGAAGTCCCATTTCGTTTGAAGAAATAGATACGATAGTATATACAAAGGCATACACACTTGAACTACATACCAAAACAGAAAGTATTGGATTAACGATTGCAGCAGTTCCTAAAGAAAATATGGAATTGCAAAAATCAAAAATTTCTAGTACAGAATATTTTCATCAGAAAGGAACAGAACAAACAGGTATTCGTTTCAAAAATAAATTTGGAGAAGTTTTAGGGAAAATTGAATTTGATTCTGCCGAGAGCAAAGCTTGGGAGTATTGTAAAAAAATTCAATTACAAAATACAAGCTTAGTTTTAGTGTAG
- the cobA gene encoding uroporphyrinogen-III C-methyltransferase has translation MNTHISILGLGWLGLPLALQLQKSGYSINGSTAELAALKSLCKYSFPTSRIKIESDRIIGDWESFIDETSTLIINFPPKRIDNIEVVHPLQIEQIIKHTPRSTKVIFVSSTSVYQDSNNLINETEDCIPEKASGRALLKAEQLLHQHFGDNLTILRLAGLIGPQRNPGRLLADKKQLKNPNVPVNLIHQKDAIGLVEAILEQNCFGEIINGCADMHPKRKDFYENAALKLNLPAPIFVTTTKENFKIIDNSKSKALLNFEYQFSNPEWIFRKEYLPEINIIGAGPGNKNLLTLKALEAIEKAEVILHDNLISDEILDVNTHAKRIYVGRKFGDSENQETRQNKINTLMKNHCERGDKVVRLKSGDPYVYGRAAEEARFLKKHKLPFTVIPGISAALAAANICNIPITERNQSNAMLICTAHTADYSFEQLNGIAHMLKAGNTISIYMGLKNLHRIVPKLLEVCKDDRIPVNAISSVSRKQQAIVTGNLGNIEEKITNATIQMPVVFIIGATPI, from the coding sequence ATGAATACTCATATCTCTATATTAGGCTTAGGTTGGTTGGGGTTGCCGCTTGCGTTGCAACTTCAAAAAAGTGGGTATTCAATTAATGGAAGCACAGCTGAATTGGCTGCGTTAAAATCATTATGTAAGTATTCATTTCCCACAAGCAGAATAAAAATTGAATCCGATAGAATTATTGGAGATTGGGAGTCTTTTATAGATGAAACATCGACGCTTATTATCAATTTTCCTCCAAAACGTATTGATAACATAGAAGTCGTACATCCACTTCAGATCGAACAGATTATAAAACATACACCTAGATCCACAAAGGTTATTTTTGTAAGCTCTACATCAGTATACCAAGATAGTAATAATCTCATCAATGAAACTGAAGATTGCATTCCAGAAAAAGCATCAGGAAGAGCTTTACTAAAAGCAGAACAATTATTGCACCAACATTTTGGGGATAATCTAACTATTTTGAGATTAGCAGGACTAATTGGACCGCAACGTAATCCAGGAAGATTGTTAGCAGATAAGAAACAATTAAAAAATCCTAATGTCCCAGTAAATCTTATTCATCAAAAAGATGCTATAGGACTAGTCGAAGCAATTTTAGAACAAAATTGTTTTGGCGAAATTATTAATGGTTGTGCAGATATGCACCCAAAACGGAAAGATTTTTATGAAAATGCGGCTCTCAAATTAAACTTGCCAGCACCTATTTTTGTAACAACGACAAAAGAAAACTTTAAAATAATAGATAATTCAAAATCAAAGGCACTACTTAATTTTGAATATCAATTTTCAAATCCCGAGTGGATTTTTAGAAAAGAATATTTGCCTGAAATTAATATTATAGGAGCTGGGCCTGGGAATAAAAATTTATTAACCTTAAAAGCTCTTGAAGCCATTGAAAAGGCCGAGGTTATTTTACATGATAATTTGATTTCTGATGAAATACTAGATGTCAATACCCATGCTAAACGCATTTATGTAGGTCGGAAATTCGGTGATTCAGAAAACCAAGAAACTAGACAAAATAAGATCAATACGTTGATGAAAAATCATTGTGAGCGTGGAGATAAAGTAGTTAGATTAAAATCTGGAGACCCATATGTGTATGGTAGAGCAGCAGAAGAAGCCCGTTTTTTGAAGAAACACAAACTACCTTTTACAGTTATACCGGGAATTTCTGCAGCCTTAGCAGCAGCTAATATTTGTAATATTCCTATTACTGAACGCAACCAATCGAATGCTATGTTAATATGCACTGCACATACAGCTGATTATTCGTTTGAGCAACTAAATGGAATTGCGCATATGCTAAAAGCAGGGAATACGATTTCTATTTACATGGGGCTAAAAAACTTGCATAGAATTGTTCCTAAATTATTAGAAGTATGTAAAGATGATAGGATTCCTGTAAACGCTATCTCAAGTGTCTCGAGAAAACAGCAAGCCATCGTTACTGGGAACTTAGGAAATATAGAAGAAAAAATAACGAATGCTACGATACAAATGCCGGTAGTTTTTATTATTGGCGCAACACCTATTTAA
- a CDS encoding sirohydrochlorin chelatase, with protein sequence MKEGILLCGHGTRREAGVKSFKRLVAILKERYQDAYEVDYGFLEFNHPTYEAAVERMYANGIRKIYALPVILFAGSHAKNDIPYELNTLQTYHDDLTISMGKHIGVSSFLLDLSLKRIEETEKNLPKIDRKDTCLVVVGRGTTDPDANSDVAKLTSMLWDGMGFGFATTAYSGTAYPKIDEGLQLVEKLGFKRTIVIPFFFFTGVLLERIYKSVSEMNTNSDLEYVYTDPFGADELILQAFDERLHEAKNGIANMNCQLCKYRKQVIGFEEFQGKEQMGHHLNVKGILFEEDEKPNEKQNSLGNKVKKMLGI encoded by the coding sequence ATGAAAGAAGGAATTTTATTGTGTGGACATGGTACACGAAGAGAAGCTGGTGTAAAATCATTTAAACGATTGGTGGCTATTCTCAAAGAGCGTTATCAAGATGCATATGAAGTAGATTATGGTTTTTTAGAATTTAATCATCCTACCTATGAAGCTGCGGTAGAACGCATGTATGCAAATGGTATTCGTAAAATTTATGCCTTACCGGTTATTTTATTTGCAGGCTCTCATGCCAAAAATGACATTCCTTACGAATTAAATACGCTACAAACATATCACGATGATTTAACCATTTCTATGGGAAAACATATTGGTGTGAGTTCTTTTTTACTGGATTTGTCATTAAAACGTATTGAGGAAACAGAAAAAAACCTACCTAAGATAGATAGAAAAGATACCTGTTTGGTAGTAGTTGGTAGAGGAACTACAGACCCTGATGCTAACAGTGATGTTGCTAAATTAACCAGTATGCTTTGGGATGGAATGGGATTTGGCTTTGCTACCACAGCGTATAGCGGAACAGCATATCCTAAAATTGATGAAGGTTTGCAGTTAGTAGAAAAGCTAGGTTTTAAACGTACCATTGTCATTCCTTTCTTCTTTTTTACGGGTGTTTTATTAGAAAGAATTTATAAAAGTGTTTCCGAAATGAATACCAATTCTGATTTGGAATATGTGTATACAGATCCATTTGGTGCGGATGAATTGATTTTACAAGCCTTTGATGAGCGTTTACATGAAGCTAAAAATGGAATTGCCAATATGAATTGTCAACTGTGTAAGTACAGAAAACAAGTGATTGGTTTTGAAGAATTTCAAGGGAAAGAACAAATGGGACATCACCTAAATGTAAAAGGAATTTTGTTTGAGGAAGATGAAAAACCTAATGAAAAACAAAACAGTTTGGGGAATAAGGTTAAAAAGATGTTAGGTATATGA
- the cobI gene encoding precorrin-2 C(20)-methyltransferase gives MGRIYGVSLGPGDADLITLKGLKALQQADKIYYPGSLFKDGRKSSYSLSILNQYDLDVEKLKGFYLKMDLERAQAKTIYETTFQQIVKDYKKGLSVAIVSEGDISTFSSFSYVLEKIKEHKLPINLIPGITSYLHLASESEIPLCLQNEKVVVIPRVQTRGELQEAIDNFDTVVLMKIKSVMDSITEVIDTKKHSITYAECLGTDKQFITSNWAIANKREIPYFSLLIIKKQAL, from the coding sequence ATGGGTCGAATATACGGAGTGTCTTTAGGACCTGGTGATGCCGATTTAATTACCCTAAAAGGTTTAAAAGCATTACAACAAGCTGATAAAATCTATTATCCAGGATCCTTATTTAAAGATGGTAGAAAATCGAGTTATTCGTTATCTATTTTAAATCAATATGATTTAGATGTAGAGAAACTGAAAGGTTTTTATCTAAAAATGGATTTAGAAAGAGCCCAGGCAAAAACAATTTACGAGACTACATTTCAACAAATAGTGAAGGATTATAAGAAAGGTTTATCTGTTGCAATTGTTAGCGAAGGCGATATTAGCACCTTTAGTTCTTTTTCATATGTATTAGAAAAAATAAAGGAGCATAAATTACCTATAAATTTAATTCCTGGTATTACATCGTATCTGCATTTAGCTTCAGAAAGTGAAATACCATTGTGCCTACAAAACGAAAAAGTGGTAGTAATTCCTAGAGTACAAACAAGAGGAGAGTTACAAGAAGCTATTGATAATTTTGATACTGTGGTTTTGATGAAGATAAAATCGGTTATGGATAGTATTACTGAGGTAATCGATACAAAAAAGCATAGTATTACTTATGCGGAGTGTTTGGGGACGGATAAACAATTTATTACCAGTAATTGGGCAATAGCAAATAAAAGAGAGATCCCTTATTTTTCTCTGCTCATTATTAAAAAACAAGCCTTATGA
- the cobJ gene encoding precorrin-3B C(17)-methyltransferase — protein MKITVAGLGPGDINYMLPVVKNALEKADVVIGYDYYFQFGASLFREEAELISMPLGQEEARAHKAIEKANEDKYVVVIGSGDASIYAMAAIVYEVVSKEKHTDIELETLPGVSAFLASGSKLGAPLGHDFCCISLSDLMTPWNKIEQRIKAAATGDFVTSLYNPRSKKRHWQLGRLQKIFLEERSPNTPVAIIRHVTRPEEELKITTLGEFNPEDVDMFCLVMIGNSQTYRFKDYLVTPRGYLNRKPHTGKEIQQESFRIVTEHITDLPFSISDKWAITRVIHTTGILEDFNHYSATSEAIENWHNHLKNGGEIVTDVTMVKAGITKAFTAAYGNQIHCLLNDEDAQLLAKSANITRSQAGIRKAIEMYPNALYVVGNAPTALFEIVEQLRENTTFKPVGVIGVPVGFVNVLEAKEQLSQITTTDWVIVKGNRGGSNVAAAIVNAAFTLPEASNYFKP, from the coding sequence ATGAAAATAACAGTTGCAGGCTTAGGTCCTGGAGATATCAATTATATGTTGCCTGTGGTTAAGAATGCCTTAGAAAAAGCAGATGTAGTTATTGGGTACGATTATTATTTTCAATTTGGAGCATCACTTTTTAGAGAAGAAGCAGAGCTCATTTCAATGCCTTTAGGACAGGAAGAAGCAAGAGCACATAAAGCTATTGAAAAAGCGAATGAAGATAAATATGTAGTCGTTATTGGTTCTGGGGATGCTAGTATTTATGCTATGGCAGCTATTGTTTATGAAGTGGTGTCAAAAGAAAAGCATACGGATATTGAACTGGAAACCTTACCGGGCGTTTCTGCTTTCTTAGCATCTGGCAGTAAATTAGGTGCACCTTTGGGTCACGATTTTTGTTGTATTTCTTTATCAGATTTAATGACGCCTTGGAACAAAATAGAGCAAAGAATTAAAGCTGCTGCTACTGGGGATTTTGTGACAAGTTTATATAATCCAAGGAGTAAAAAAAGACATTGGCAACTAGGTAGATTACAAAAAATATTTTTAGAAGAGCGCTCTCCTAATACACCTGTTGCGATTATAAGACATGTTACACGACCAGAAGAAGAACTTAAAATTACCACCTTAGGAGAATTTAATCCTGAAGATGTAGATATGTTTTGTTTGGTGATGATTGGGAATTCGCAAACCTACCGTTTTAAAGACTATTTGGTAACGCCGCGAGGGTATTTGAACAGAAAACCACATACTGGGAAAGAAATCCAACAAGAGAGTTTTAGAATTGTTACGGAGCATATTACCGATTTACCCTTTTCTATTTCGGATAAATGGGCAATAACCAGAGTGATTCATACCACAGGAATTTTAGAAGATTTTAATCATTATTCGGCAACATCAGAAGCTATTGAAAATTGGCACAATCATCTTAAGAACGGAGGAGAGATTGTTACCGATGTTACCATGGTAAAAGCTGGAATCACAAAAGCTTTTACTGCAGCATACGGAAATCAAATACATTGTTTATTAAATGATGAAGATGCGCAGTTATTAGCAAAATCAGCAAACATTACACGTTCCCAAGCGGGAATTAGAAAAGCTATTGAGATGTATCCTAATGCTTTATATGTTGTTGGAAATGCTCCTACCGCATTGTTTGAAATTGTAGAACAATTAAGAGAAAACACAACTTTTAAACCTGTTGGAGTTATTGGTGTACCTGTTGGTTTTGTAAATGTGTTAGAAGCAAAAGAACAGTTATCTCAAATTACTACTACTGATTGGGTAATTGTAAAAGGAAACAGAGGTGGTAGCAATGTTGCCGCTGCTATTGTAAATGCCGCTTTTACACTACCCGAAGCTTCAAACTATTTTAAACCTTAA
- the bluB gene encoding 5,6-dimethylbenzimidazole synthase: protein MSKFTSEHIDTLEKIILARRDVRGNRFIDTPVSQKDLDKILFAGVNAPSVGFSQPWEFVIIKDVVTRIKIKESFFEENEKAKELFKEKKAEAYTQLKLEGIIESDLNIAVFYKPSTDPTLGQTTMKEAGVYSVVCAIQNMWLMARALDIGLGWVSILDPNKIKAILNAPEDRQLIGYLCLGHVDKFYESPELERLQWEKRKNISDVVIKESYQ, encoded by the coding sequence ATGAGCAAATTTACTTCAGAACATATAGATACTCTAGAAAAGATAATTCTTGCACGTAGAGATGTGAGAGGAAACCGTTTTATAGATACGCCTGTTTCTCAAAAAGATTTAGATAAGATTTTATTTGCAGGAGTAAATGCACCTTCGGTTGGGTTTTCGCAACCTTGGGAGTTTGTTATTATTAAAGATGTAGTCACTAGAATTAAAATAAAAGAAAGTTTTTTTGAAGAAAATGAAAAGGCAAAAGAACTGTTTAAAGAAAAAAAAGCGGAGGCCTATACTCAATTAAAGTTGGAAGGTATTATAGAATCGGATTTGAATATTGCTGTTTTCTATAAACCAAGCACCGATCCTACTTTAGGACAAACGACTATGAAGGAAGCAGGAGTGTATTCTGTGGTTTGTGCCATTCAAAATATGTGGTTAATGGCTAGAGCTTTAGACATTGGTTTAGGTTGGGTAAGTATTTTGGACCCAAATAAAATTAAAGCCATTTTAAACGCTCCTGAAGATAGACAGTTAATAGGTTATTTATGTTTAGGACACGTAGATAAGTTCTATGAGAGTCCAGAATTGGAACGTTTACAATGGGAAAAACGCAAGAACATAAGCGATGTAGTAATAAAAGAATCTTATCAATAA
- the cbiE gene encoding precorrin-6y C5,15-methyltransferase (decarboxylating) subunit CbiE: protein MIKTTEHIDYYLIGISNHPTPVWNSEVLQLIKESSVFSGGKRHYELVQSYLPKNHRWIEISGKMDALIEQYKTVDVSIVVFASGDPFFYGFGNTLQRLLPNGQLKAFPYFNSIQLLCHKTQTNYNVLKSISVHGRDWSALDEALINRNELIGVLTDDKKTPAVIAKRMLQYGFDNYSITIGESLDGDDERIEQLDISTCSIKIHHRLNCVLLKRIRSKEKLFGIPDAAFIPLENRANMITKMPIRLSTINALALQDQRVFWDIGSCTGSVAIEAKQHFPHINAIAFEKRTECRTIIQQNTERLGTPGIEIVIDDFFNINLKNYPRPDVVFIGGHGGRLKELIQTVYQLNPEVRFVTNAVRESSSIVFISVLTKLKYTISTNTIQLNEHNTISIHIAEK from the coding sequence ATGATAAAAACCACAGAACATATTGATTATTATTTGATTGGTATTAGTAATCATCCTACTCCTGTTTGGAATAGCGAAGTGCTACAATTAATTAAAGAATCATCTGTTTTTTCTGGTGGAAAACGTCATTATGAATTGGTACAATCATATTTACCTAAAAATCATAGGTGGATTGAGATTTCGGGAAAAATGGATGCTTTAATAGAACAATACAAAACGGTTGATGTTTCTATTGTTGTTTTTGCTTCGGGAGATCCTTTTTTCTATGGTTTCGGAAATACATTACAACGTTTATTACCTAACGGACAGCTCAAAGCTTTTCCCTATTTCAATAGTATTCAGTTACTTTGTCATAAAACGCAAACAAATTACAATGTATTAAAATCAATATCGGTTCACGGTAGAGACTGGTCAGCTTTAGATGAAGCATTAATCAATAGAAATGAATTGATTGGTGTTTTAACAGATGACAAAAAAACACCAGCAGTAATAGCGAAACGTATGTTACAATATGGTTTTGACAATTATTCAATTACTATTGGTGAATCTTTAGATGGTGATGATGAACGTATTGAACAACTTGATATATCCACTTGTTCAATCAAAATACATCATAGATTAAATTGTGTGTTATTAAAACGGATAAGATCTAAGGAAAAACTGTTTGGTATTCCTGATGCTGCTTTTATTCCTTTAGAGAATCGAGCGAATATGATTACCAAAATGCCCATCCGTTTAAGTACCATTAATGCATTAGCATTACAAGATCAACGTGTTTTTTGGGATATAGGTTCTTGCACAGGCTCTGTAGCTATTGAAGCAAAACAACATTTTCCGCATATAAATGCAATAGCTTTCGAAAAACGAACTGAATGCAGGACTATTATCCAACAGAACACCGAACGTTTAGGAACACCAGGTATTGAAATTGTAATTGATGATTTCTTTAATATTAATTTAAAAAACTATCCTAGGCCTGATGTTGTTTTTATTGGTGGACACGGAGGTCGTTTAAAAGAATTAATTCAAACCGTTTATCAATTAAATCCGGAAGTTCGATTTGTAACTAATGCGGTAAGAGAAAGTAGTAGCATCGTATTCATTTCAGTACTTACGAAGTTAAAATATACGATTAGCACGAATACCATACAGTTAAACGAACACAATACAATTAGCATTCACATCGCAGAAAAATAA
- the cobM gene encoding precorrin-4 C(11)-methyltransferase, protein MKKISIIAVTEKGLEKALVIQKEFPKSVVITTLSSTNGNVSTINSISNYLNENFTKLDGICFVTALGICVRLIAPYIQDKNSDPAVVSVDDLGLNVQSVLSGHKGGANDFTSKIAAVLGAKPIISTSSDVQNIWALDTLGTQFDWQVESSLSMHKTMALFVNNKPTALLLDIKDKGTKYLEKTVPDFVTVFYREADIDYAQFKLFIVVSYKVYDVNIPSLLYVPKVLSIGSGCSKQLDSVLFETTLKEELRRRNIHFSAIKNFGSIDIKAKQQAYLDFSNNNRIPFSTFTADEINTITVPNPSEVVQFKIGVHGVSESTAMLLSGNKNVVIEKQKIHLDNGEKFTFSVALDTKAGRRTAIAIIGAGPGDEELITVKGKQYLEEADCVLYAGSLVPEEMTSWCKPGAVVRNSAMMTLEEQVSIMQEHYKKGNSIVRLQSGDPSLYGAIQEQMTIFDELGMDYFIVPGISAFSAAAAVLKSEFTIPEVVQSIVLTRGEGKTPMPSKESISAFAATNATMCIFLSAGIAKKVEAQLLEHFDADTPVAVMYRISWKDEEIFQGKLENLAEIVKKSKKTRTVLIVVGHAIDARKNRSQLYSPEWKHIFRTNKKFVVTE, encoded by the coding sequence ATGAAAAAAATATCCATAATAGCAGTTACTGAAAAAGGCCTTGAAAAAGCCCTTGTTATTCAGAAAGAATTTCCAAAATCGGTGGTCATAACTACGTTATCATCCACTAATGGAAATGTGTCTACCATTAACTCTATTTCGAACTATTTAAATGAAAATTTCACAAAATTAGATGGTATTTGTTTTGTTACTGCATTAGGTATTTGTGTACGACTAATTGCACCATATATTCAAGATAAAAATAGTGACCCAGCTGTGGTCTCGGTAGATGATTTAGGATTAAATGTTCAATCAGTATTGAGTGGTCATAAAGGTGGTGCAAATGATTTTACTTCGAAAATTGCAGCAGTTTTAGGAGCAAAACCTATTATATCTACTTCGAGTGATGTACAAAACATTTGGGCATTAGATACGCTAGGTACTCAATTTGATTGGCAAGTGGAAAGTTCATTGTCTATGCACAAAACGATGGCGCTTTTTGTAAATAATAAACCCACTGCCTTACTGTTAGATATTAAAGATAAAGGAACAAAGTATTTAGAAAAAACAGTTCCGGATTTTGTTACTGTTTTTTATAGGGAAGCAGATATTGATTACGCACAGTTTAAATTATTTATAGTTGTAAGTTACAAAGTATACGATGTGAATATTCCGAGTTTGTTGTATGTTCCAAAAGTACTTTCGATAGGTTCAGGGTGTTCTAAACAGTTAGATTCAGTGCTGTTTGAAACCACTTTAAAAGAAGAATTACGACGTAGAAACATTCACTTTTCGGCCATTAAAAACTTTGGTTCTATTGATATCAAAGCAAAGCAGCAAGCGTATTTGGACTTCAGTAACAATAACAGGATTCCTTTTAGCACATTTACGGCTGATGAAATAAATACGATTACGGTACCTAATCCAAGTGAAGTTGTACAATTTAAAATTGGTGTACACGGTGTTTCAGAATCTACAGCAATGTTACTTTCTGGAAATAAAAATGTAGTAATTGAAAAACAGAAAATCCATTTAGATAACGGAGAGAAGTTTACATTTTCTGTAGCATTAGATACAAAAGCCGGACGTAGAACTGCTATTGCTATTATTGGGGCTGGACCTGGAGATGAGGAACTCATAACAGTAAAGGGAAAACAATATTTAGAAGAAGCCGATTGTGTATTATATGCAGGTAGTTTAGTGCCAGAAGAAATGACCAGTTGGTGCAAACCAGGTGCGGTGGTTAGAAATTCTGCAATGATGACTTTAGAAGAGCAAGTGTCTATCATGCAAGAACATTATAAAAAAGGAAATTCAATTGTACGTTTACAATCTGGTGACCCTTCTTTATATGGCGCTATCCAAGAACAGATGACCATTTTTGACGAGTTGGGGATGGATTATTTTATTGTACCAGGAATTTCTGCATTTAGCGCAGCAGCAGCAGTTTTAAAATCAGAATTTACAATTCCAGAAGTGGTACAGTCTATTGTATTAACGCGTGGTGAAGGCAAAACACCAATGCCTTCTAAAGAAAGTATTTCGGCATTTGCAGCAACGAATGCTACTATGTGTATCTTTTTAAGTGCTGGAATTGCTAAAAAAGTAGAAGCGCAATTATTAGAACATTTTGATGCCGATACTCCTGTAGCAGTTATGTACAGAATATCGTGGAAGGATGAAGAAATTTTTCAGGGAAAATTAGAGAATCTTGCTGAAATTGTTAAGAAAAGCAAGAAAACAAGAACTGTATTGATTGTCGTAGGCCATGCCATTGACGCACGTAAGAACAGGTCACAATTATACAGCCCGGAATGGAAGCATATTTTTAGAACCAATAAGAAATTTGTCGTAACAGAATAG
- the cobK gene encoding precorrin-6A reductase, with protein MILVFGGTTEGKKTATLLESMALSFVYSTKTNISFKTTKIASYRHGALDEQQLEKYIIKNDIEMIVNASHPFAELLHDTIAKVAERLQIPVIRFGRQLLPKTENSLVSYVNSYNEGVAILKENQRVLALTGVQSIKRLAPWWQKNTTYFRILNRPESLAIAAESDFPKEQLILGLPSSNLKKEIEVIKTHQIDVILTKETGNSGFLSTKIEAALKADVQIIIIKQPKIPMYFKVVYNTSALELLISKTIVV; from the coding sequence ATGATACTTGTATTTGGAGGAACAACAGAAGGTAAAAAAACAGCCACTTTATTAGAAAGTATGGCCTTGTCTTTTGTGTATTCTACAAAAACAAATATCTCTTTTAAAACAACTAAGATTGCTAGTTACAGACACGGTGCGTTAGATGAGCAACAATTAGAAAAATATATCATTAAGAATGATATAGAAATGATTGTAAATGCTTCTCATCCATTTGCAGAACTATTGCACGATACTATAGCTAAAGTGGCAGAACGTTTACAAATTCCTGTTATACGATTTGGACGACAATTACTTCCTAAAACTGAAAATTCATTGGTCAGTTATGTGAATTCTTATAATGAAGGTGTAGCCATATTAAAAGAAAATCAAAGGGTATTAGCCTTAACCGGAGTGCAATCGATTAAAAGATTAGCACCTTGGTGGCAAAAAAACACTACGTATTTTAGAATATTAAACAGACCTGAGTCACTAGCGATTGCAGCAGAAAGTGATTTCCCTAAAGAACAATTGATTTTAGGGTTACCATCTTCCAATTTGAAAAAAGAAATTGAGGTGATTAAAACGCATCAGATCGATGTTATTTTAACTAAAGAAACAGGAAATAGTGGGTTTTTAAGCACAAAAATTGAAGCAGCTTTAAAAGCAGATGTGCAAATCATTATTATCAAGCAACCAAAAATACCAATGTATTTTAAGGTGGTATATAATACTTCAGCCTTGGAATTATTAATCTCTAAAACGATTGTAGTATGA